A single window of Callithrix jacchus isolate 240 chromosome 6, calJac240_pri, whole genome shotgun sequence DNA harbors:
- the CTXND1 gene encoding cortexin domain-containing 1 protein — translation MEEPTPEPVYVDVDKGLTLACFVFLCLFLVVMIIRCAKVIMDPYSAIPTSTWEEQHLDD, via the coding sequence ATGGAGGAGCCCACACCCGAGCCCGTCTATGTCGATGTGGACAAAGGGCTGACCTTGGCCTGCTTTGtcttcctctgcctcttccttGTGGTGATGATCATCCGCTGTGCCAAGGTCATCATGGACCCTTACAGTGCCATCCCCACATCCACCTGGGAGGAGCAGCACCTGGACGACTGA